One region of Eleutherodactylus coqui strain aEleCoq1 chromosome 5, aEleCoq1.hap1, whole genome shotgun sequence genomic DNA includes:
- the RPLP0 gene encoding large ribosomal subunit protein uL10, translating into MPREDRATWKSNYFMKIIQLLDDYPKCFIVGADNVGSKQMQQIRMSLRGKAVVLMGKNTMMRKAIRGHLENNSALEKLLPHIKGNVGFVFTKEDLTEVRDMLLANKVPASARAGAIAPCDVTVPAQNTGLGPEKTSFFQALGITTKISRGTIEILSDVQLIKTGDKVGASEATLLNMLNISPFSFGLIIQQVYDNGSIYSPEVLDITEDSLRTRFLEGVRNVASVCLQIGYPTVASVPHSVINGYKRVLAVAVETNYSFPLADKVKAFLADPSAFAVAAPVVVAAAAPAAAPAQEEKKEESEESDDDMGFGLFD; encoded by the exons ATGCCCAGGGAAGACAGGGCTACGTGGAAGtccaactattttatgaaaatcATC CAACTGCTGGATGATTATCCAAAATGCTTTATCGTGGGGGCGGACAATGTAGGCTCAAAGCAAATGCAACAGATCCGTATGTCCCTGCGTGGGAAAGCTGTTGTGCTGATGGGAAAGAACACCATGATGCGCAAAGCTATCCGTGGCCACTTGGAAAATAACTCTGCTCTGGAGAA gcttcTGCCTCACATCAAGGGAAATGTGGGATTTGTTTTCACCAAGGAAGATCTCACAGAAGTGCGAGATATGTTGCTTGCCAACAAG GTGCCAGCTTCTGCTCGTGCTGGAGCCATTgcaccttgtgatgtcacagtgcctgCCCAGAATACTGGTTTGGGCCCTGAGAAGACATCCTTCTTCCAGGCTTTGGGAATCACTACTAAAATCTCCAGAGGAACCATTGAAATTCTG AGTGACGTACAGCTGATTAAGACTGGAGACAAGGTGGGTGCCAGTGAAGCCACCCTGCTGAACATGTTGAACATTTCTCCATTCTCCTTTGGTTTGATCATCCAACAAGTCTATGACAACGGAAGCATTTACAGCCCAGAGGTCTTGGACATCACAGAAGATTCCCTGAGAACCCGGTTTTTGGAG GGTGTGCGCAATGTGGCCAGTGTTTGCCTGCAGATTGGTTATCCCACTGTTGCCTCTGTTCCTCACTCCGTCATTAATGGATATAAGCGGGTTCTTGCTGTTGCAGTAGAGACAAACTATAGCTTCCCATTGGCAGACAAG GTTAAGGCTTTCTTGGCAGATCCATCTGCCTTTGCTGTTGCTGCTCCTGTTGTGGTGGCTGCTGCAgctcctgctgctgcacctgctcaggaggagaagaaagaagagtCTGAGGAGTCGGATGATGATATGGGATTTGGACTCTTTGACTAA